The following are encoded together in the Oreochromis niloticus isolate F11D_XX linkage group LG12, O_niloticus_UMD_NMBU, whole genome shotgun sequence genome:
- the LOC109204577 gene encoding zinc finger BED domain-containing protein 1, whose protein sequence is MIARVLEQMKAISQVLTGDRHARSLIPTWQDAEVLESIHKALHPLSEFTDALSGEEYVSISYLKPVLHLLATSVLAEDAEDTDLTRSIKTKVLAYLNDKYSDLNTQELLDVASFMDPRFKTQYISADNLPAIKARLKTEMVESARRTHNQEKRSRTETAQNSPSAQASGGKAKKTLGSLFKTSAASSALPLPLEDVVEAELNSYLLTPVIDGEDDPLAWWKVHNIHFPRLCKMARKYLCVPATSAPSERLFSTGGNIVTCTRSSLKPAKVDMLVFLAKNL, encoded by the exons ATGATTGCCAGAGTGCTGGAACAGATGAAAGCCATATCGCAGGTATTGACAGGTGACCGACATGCACGCTCCCTCATCCCAACCTGGCAGGATGCTGAAGTGTTGGAGTCCATTCATAAGGCACTGCATCCTCTCTCCGAATTTACTGATGCTCTTTCTGGAGAAGAGTATGTGAGCATCTCCTACCTCAAGCCAGTTCTCCATCTTCTGGCAACATCAGTCTTGGCTGAAGATGCTGAGGACACTGATCTGACTAGATCAATTAAAACCAAGGTCCTGGCATACCTCAACGACAAGTATAGTGACCTCAACACCCAGGAGCTTTTGGATGTTGCGTCGTTCATGGACCCTAGGTTCAAAACGCAATACATCAGCGCAGACAACCTTCCTGCCATTAAGGCCCGACTGAAGACAGAAATGGTGGAATCGGCTAGACGTACACATAATCAG GAGAAGAGGTCTCGCACTGAAACTGCTCAAAATTCTCCAAGTGCACAGGCCTCTGGGGGAAAGGCAAAGAAGACTCTTGGTAGTCTTTTTAAAACCAGTGCGGCCTCTTCAGCTTTGCCTCTGCCACTTGAAGATGTCGTGGAGGCAGAGTTGAATAGTTACCTGTTGACCCCTGTCATTGACGGAGAGGATGATCCCTTAGCCTGGTGGAAGGTGCACAACATTCACTTTCCACGACTGTGCAAGATGGCCCgcaaatatctgtgtgtgccagcCACAAGTGCCCCCTCAGAGCGTCTGTTCAGCACTGGAGGGAATATAGTGACCTGCACTCGCTCATCCTTAAAGCCAGCAAAAGTAGATATGCTGGTCTTCCTAGCAAAAAACCTGTGA